Proteins encoded by one window of Streptomyces sp. NBC_01571:
- a CDS encoding maleylpyruvate isomerase family mycothiol-dependent enzyme, whose product MDVPEFVEALDAEGRSLAAAAEEAGPGAEVVTCPGWQVRDLVRHTGMVHRWATAFVTEGHTAYLRGGGLPALDGAELLAWFRDGHRRLVDSLARAPRDVECWSFLPAPSPLAFWARRQTHETTVHRVDAQSALGGTPGTVAPDLAVDGIDELLRGFHGRARSKVRAQTPCVLRVRATDADAVWTLRLSPEPPVSERHPAQGAPQDVGADADCEVSGPAARLYLALWNRLPFPTVTGDGSLTTLWRETSAVTWR is encoded by the coding sequence ATGGACGTTCCGGAATTCGTGGAGGCCCTCGACGCGGAGGGCCGTTCGCTGGCGGCGGCGGCCGAGGAGGCGGGACCTGGCGCCGAGGTCGTGACCTGCCCGGGCTGGCAGGTGCGGGATCTCGTACGGCACACGGGCATGGTGCACCGCTGGGCGACGGCGTTCGTCACCGAGGGCCACACCGCGTACCTACGGGGCGGCGGGCTGCCCGCGCTCGACGGTGCCGAACTCCTGGCCTGGTTCCGCGACGGTCACCGCCGGCTCGTCGACAGCCTCGCCCGTGCCCCGCGGGATGTGGAGTGCTGGAGCTTTCTGCCCGCGCCCTCACCACTCGCCTTCTGGGCTCGTCGACAGACGCACGAGACGACCGTGCACCGCGTCGACGCGCAGTCCGCGCTCGGCGGGACGCCGGGTACGGTCGCCCCGGACCTCGCGGTGGACGGGATCGACGAGTTGCTGCGCGGCTTCCACGGACGGGCGCGGAGCAAGGTGCGCGCACAAACGCCCTGTGTGCTGCGCGTGCGGGCGACGGACGCCGACGCGGTGTGGACCCTGCGGCTGTCACCCGAACCGCCCGTGAGCGAGCGGCACCCGGCTCAGGGTGCGCCACAGGACGTCGGCGCCGACGCCGACTGCGAGGTGTCCGGTCCCGCCGCGCGGCTCTACCTGGCGCTGTGGAACCGGCTGCCGTTTCCGACGGTGACCGGCGACGGCTCACTCACCACGCTGTGGCGGGAGACGTCCGCCGTCACGTGGCGCTGA
- a CDS encoding MarR family winged helix-turn-helix transcriptional regulator: MAAEKAEQVLVDQWRDILAVHARTLCEVDRVLHRHGLGASDFEVLDVLAGDAGADGAGSYRVQEISDRVHLSQSALSRLVARLEKDGLVARGMCQEDRRGVRVSLTPKGLDLHGEVLPLQRAVLARMLAGDPTDPDHSAPDHGIRDHSVRDQTARFSAT, encoded by the coding sequence ATGGCGGCGGAGAAGGCCGAGCAGGTGCTCGTGGACCAGTGGCGCGACATCCTCGCGGTGCATGCGCGCACCCTGTGCGAGGTCGACCGTGTGCTGCACCGACATGGGCTGGGCGCAAGCGACTTCGAGGTGCTCGACGTGCTGGCCGGGGACGCCGGGGCGGACGGCGCCGGCTCGTACCGTGTCCAGGAGATCTCCGACCGCGTGCATCTGAGCCAGAGCGCGCTGTCCCGTCTGGTGGCCCGACTGGAGAAGGACGGGCTCGTGGCGCGCGGTATGTGTCAGGAGGACCGGCGGGGTGTACGGGTGTCCCTCACGCCCAAGGGGCTCGACCTGCACGGTGAGGTGCTGCCGCTGCAACGCGCGGTGCTCGCGCGGATGCTGGCGGGCGATCCGACCGACCCCGACCACAGCGCCCCCGACCACGGCATCCGCGACCACAGCGTCCGCGACCAGACTGCCCGCTTCAGCGCCACGTGA
- a CDS encoding MFS transporter produces the protein MTSPLTTPVSMGRWTPRLWGTLLVLCAAMFLDALDVSMVGVALPSIGSELDLSTSTLQWIVSGYILGYGGLLLLGGRTADLLGRRQVFLVALGVFALASLLGGLVDSGPLLIASRFIKGLSAAFTAPAGLSIITTTFPEGPLRNRALSIYTTCAATGFSMGLVLSGLLTEASWRLTMLLPAPIALLALLVGMKLLPRSEREKDHNGYDIPGAVLGTASMLLLVFTVVQAPQAGWASARTLLSFLAVAVLLTVFVRVERRSPGPLIRLGVLRSGSQIRAQLGAMAFFGSYVGFQFLVTLYMQSLLGWSALHTALAFLPAGALVALSSTKVGSVVDRFGTPRLIAVGFALMVVGYALFLRVSLDPVYAAVILPTMLLIGAACALVFPSLNIQATNGVDDHEQGMVSGLLNTSVQVGGAIFLAVVTAVVTANSSEGSSPQAVLDSYRAGLLVVTGIAVAGLLITLPGLRTRRPRGSVVVARSVQETSQERVPVCD, from the coding sequence ATGACCTCCCCGCTCACCACTCCCGTGTCCATGGGACGCTGGACCCCCCGACTGTGGGGCACCCTGCTGGTGCTCTGCGCCGCGATGTTCCTGGACGCGCTGGACGTGTCGATGGTCGGCGTCGCGCTGCCCTCCATCGGTTCCGAACTCGATCTCTCCACCTCGACGCTGCAATGGATCGTCAGCGGCTACATCCTGGGATACGGCGGACTGCTCCTGCTGGGCGGCCGCACCGCCGACCTGCTGGGCCGCCGTCAGGTCTTCCTGGTGGCCCTGGGAGTCTTCGCGCTCGCCTCACTGCTCGGCGGACTCGTCGACTCGGGCCCGCTGCTGATCGCCAGCCGCTTCATCAAGGGCCTGAGCGCGGCGTTCACCGCGCCGGCGGGCCTGTCGATCATCACCACGACCTTCCCCGAGGGCCCGCTGCGCAACCGCGCCCTGTCGATCTACACCACCTGTGCGGCCACCGGCTTCTCGATGGGTCTCGTCCTGTCCGGCCTGCTCACCGAGGCCAGCTGGCGCCTGACCATGCTGCTGCCGGCGCCCATCGCGCTCCTCGCGCTCCTCGTCGGCATGAAGCTCCTGCCGCGCAGTGAACGGGAGAAGGACCACAACGGCTACGACATCCCGGGCGCAGTTCTCGGCACGGCGTCGATGCTGCTGCTCGTGTTCACCGTCGTCCAGGCCCCGCAAGCCGGCTGGGCCTCGGCCCGAACGCTGCTGTCCTTCCTCGCGGTCGCCGTCCTGCTCACGGTCTTCGTCCGGGTCGAGCGCCGCTCACCCGGGCCCCTGATCCGGCTCGGGGTGCTGCGCTCCGGCAGCCAGATCCGGGCCCAGCTCGGCGCGATGGCGTTCTTCGGCTCGTACGTCGGGTTCCAGTTCCTGGTCACGCTCTACATGCAGTCGCTGCTCGGGTGGTCGGCGCTGCACACCGCGCTCGCCTTCCTGCCCGCCGGCGCGCTGGTCGCACTCTCCTCGACCAAGGTCGGCTCCGTGGTGGACCGTTTCGGTACCCCGCGACTGATCGCCGTGGGCTTCGCGCTGATGGTCGTCGGTTACGCGCTGTTCCTGCGCGTCAGCCTCGACCCGGTGTACGCGGCGGTGATCCTGCCGACGATGCTGCTGATCGGCGCGGCCTGCGCGCTGGTCTTCCCGTCGCTCAACATCCAGGCCACCAACGGCGTCGACGACCACGAACAGGGCATGGTCTCGGGCCTGCTCAACACCTCGGTCCAGGTGGGCGGCGCCATCTTCCTGGCGGTCGTGACGGCTGTCGTGACCGCGAACTCCTCCGAGGGTTCCTCCCCGCAGGCCGTCCTCGACAGCTACCGGGCCGGCCTGCTCGTGGTCACGGGCATCGCCGTGGCCGGGCTGCTGATCACCCTGCCGGGCCTGCGGACGCGACGCCCCCGGGGGTCCGTCGTGGTCGCCAGGTCCGTACAGGAGACGTCGCAGGAGCGGGTACCCGTCTGCGACTGA
- a CDS encoding DUF6332 family protein — protein MRPTRTQDQRDAITVEIGYALFSAAFAAALALGAVSGPALLFHLPFAVEKILITSGIMLAVALFAVRVVTVLIRFGRAAGAQPSHPGRTNPDS, from the coding sequence ATGAGACCGACACGTACGCAGGACCAGCGGGACGCGATCACCGTGGAGATCGGGTACGCGTTGTTCAGCGCGGCGTTCGCGGCGGCGCTCGCCCTGGGGGCGGTGTCCGGCCCCGCGCTGCTGTTCCATCTCCCCTTCGCCGTCGAGAAGATCCTGATCACTTCGGGGATAATGCTGGCCGTCGCGCTCTTCGCCGTACGTGTGGTCACGGTGCTGATCCGCTTCGGCCGCGCGGCCGGCGCTCAGCCCAGCCACCCCGGCCGGACCAACCCCGACTCGTAG